Genomic window (Alnus glutinosa chromosome 9, dhAlnGlut1.1, whole genome shotgun sequence):
AGGCAAAATTTGCATACGCAGCAGACAAGAATGGATTCAATGGCTAGTAGAGTCGCCCAAATCAACTGGCATAGTATGTTTTAAGCGATTGACATAGAAATTCACTTCTATGTCAGtcaatatgaatcatatgataaaTAAGTTTAAAAAGTAGCATTACACCTTTTCAAAGCAGCATTCTTAGCACaaaaccaaaaatgaaaaaagaaaagaaaagaggcagAGATGAAATGAGATCCATTGCCTACAAGATACAAAAAATGTGAatagaaaaatgttttatacCATACTTTTATTCCACTTTGTATAATACTGCCAATCATACCGCTAATCATACACCTTTTCAAAGCAGCATTCTTAGCACAAAACCAAAaatgagaagagaaaagaaaagagagatgaAATGAGATCGATTGCCTACAAGATACAAAAAATGTGaatagaaaaatgttatataccataCTTTTATTCCACTTTGTATAATATTGCTAATCAactcttagaatttttttttattattattaacagaCTAATAAAATGATTGTTTACTAACGTCACATCAACAAagtgaaataaaagtaaataaaagtatgacgtatagcattactctaagaatatatttttcacaacTAATGGCTTTAAAAGAACTTCAGGGGAAGCTCTAGCAATCACACAATTCACACAATTTTATACATCACAATATGGGTTCCCCAGTGAAATTCATAACTAAGAGAATGCAATGGATAATTTACAATGCTGCCACAGGAATGTTGACGGATGTTGTCCAAATCGTCTGAGAATTGCACAAACCATTCTGACACGTACTACAAGAGAGATGCCATAAGGAAATTAGAATAGACAAATTACAAAGCTAACCATGACAATGTCCATCAAACCAGCATAGATTAAACTTTAGACACTGGAGCCAACACATAAATTCTCGCCAATCACTAGAAATATAGAGTTCTTCAAAGTGCAGAGATGTCCTAATGCCATGCCTCCACCAGCaaatataacaatataaaaGGACACCAATAAGATATGCAGCAAACTTGAAGTCACCTCACGGATAAAGATGAGAATCACTTTTCAAACACATGGTAACTCCACCCCATCAGATTTAGATTTTATCAAGTTTCTCTGCCTTGACAACGGGGTTGGCTTTAGCTATAGCATCACGAGCAGCAGTGCGATAATCAAAGGGGCAGTCATGTTTGTCCGAATAGCGATGTACTGCACAGAAAAGGTTACCACACCGACAATTGAATCCTGTTAAACCAACCCGCTTGTTACAGCTGGTGCAGCGATTTGGACCTTCCTTCGGCTTTGCCTCACCACTCTCCCCTGAGCCAAAACCAAAACTAAAGGATGGTCCCACAGAGATGGCCTTTGGCTCCACTGAGTTGACTTGGACCTCCACAGTAGCAACAACAGATTCATTTTCATTGCTGCTTGATGATCCATTCACAATACTTCCAATCGATGAAGCAGCAAGCTTAGCTTGGTCCTGTTTTAACATAATATCCTTGTGGCACTTGGAACACATGTTCATAGTAGCTGCGCTTCCAAAGAAGCCACAGTTGTTAATGCACAAAATGGGACCTTCAGGGGCAGCTTGGCATCCTGTCTCATCGTGGTCCATCTTTTCAACTCTCCTGCACCAAAAATCACTTGAAAATCtaacaacaataacaaattaataagGGGAAGAGTACATCTGGCTACATCCTCTATACGCATAAATATGCATAATGAACACAAAGACAAAAGCATTTTAAATCTAATTCGCTTTTACATACATTTTGAATCACAAAAATGACACACGTTTTCATTAAACAAactaaacataaaaatattcttAAGGAAATTTTTTACCACCTGATTCTATTTTAGTACCtggattttcaatttttcttagcTATACCCAGTTCTTTCAGACTGTTCTAATCAAATCCTTCCTTCCTGTTGCTTTTCTTTCACTAACAGAAAATTTGTTCTATGCAATATACTCTCCCAACTAAATTcgtcttttctctcttctccccacaacctctctcttctctttgtcCCTTCACTCTCCCCTCAAGCTCTCTCTACCactttctctcctctctcaacCCACTGCCACCCATTACaaatcaaaaacccaaaaacagttCCATAGGATTGGGGCTAGAATCATCAACGAGCAACAGAAACGGCCACAATAACAAAGTCCCCCAAGCCTAAAGTATGGAGATTGGCATGTGCTCAGTAAGGAGAGATGGTTGGATGCAATGAAGCCCTACCTAATTATCTTCTAAACAACTAAATACCCTGGACCCATTCTCCCACAATCCAACGCCCTATGTCATCAACCTAATAAAAGAACTACTTGAGGTTTAAGTTTCTCTCTAAGGATGATTATGGGGGTTTGAAGAGTCATTAAACACTgggtttaaaattacaaaatgcgTTGTTCACTCTTTAAAATTCTCATAATTAGTCACCCAACAAAATGGATTGTTCACTCTTTAAAACTCTCATAATTAGTCACTCAAGCAATCAATCAAGAGAGCTACCAATCTGTTTTCAAGAAATTAGTTAGACTTTCAGTCTTTCAAGTGCAAACCTAGAAATGGAGCCTTCACAGGGATGAATCCAGGCGCAGGGGAACCTCCCCAACATTGAccactttttcctttaaaagaGCATTTGGAGGTCCGAGGCTCCTTTGAGGGTGGCATTCTTCACGTGGACAATATCCTTGGGGAAAATCCTCACTATGTATAACCTTCGTAAGTCACATCACAGTGATAGAttagtgttgtatgtgcaaaagaAACGGGGAAACTCCTTATCGCCTCTTTCTTCATTGTGATATTACAAGAGACTTGTGGAATGTGGTTTCTAAGATGTTTGGAGTAGAGTGACTTATGCCTATATGGCTGGTGGGTCTCCTAGTGTGTTGGAAAACAAGGTTTAGTCAGAATGATCTTAATGTTATTTGGAATGCAATCCCTTCTAgtttaatgtggtgcatttaGAGAGAAAGGAATGTTCGAAGTTTCAATGATTGTGAGAAGATGAGCTTC
Coding sequences:
- the LOC133877337 gene encoding zinc finger A20 and AN1 domain-containing stress-associated protein 8, which codes for MDHDETGCQAAPEGPILCINNCGFFGSAATMNMCSKCHKDIMLKQDQAKLAASSIGSIVNGSSSSNENESVVATVEVQVNSVEPKAISVGPSFSFGFGSGESGEAKPKEGPNRCTSCNKRVGLTGFNCRCGNLFCAVHRYSDKHDCPFDYRTAARDAIAKANPVVKAEKLDKI